In Primulina eburnea isolate SZY01 chromosome 14, ASM2296580v1, whole genome shotgun sequence, the following proteins share a genomic window:
- the LOC140813210 gene encoding protein XRI1-like: MSNDNENDPWDWQCHEYNIEDSTNIEISKWHLGGVEQNEDHFCSILDDETTPAKACGDLTCHVIEKSWEVTGKEESEQCREPSSQAKRRRMLQFESEVLNAPLYNDDIFLRSKERQDSLEANMHDMSEWVAGFADGASASNNECLDPSFEGWISDYFNDAEIHCSAEDVCDRSGASDVQINITELCKMPPEYVGNAVTNHPVTHRRSGAFKGRKSYMCTLPKPSSSVVYPFAFIKPCGAHGDMTLEDINQKLHAPRKSKQDQGDDPSVPYPTSAFSGKPVVGKTKIHTEGGEGSITIMRTKG; the protein is encoded by the exons ATGAGCAATGATAATGAAAA TGACCCGTGGGATTGGCAGTGTCATGAGTATAATATTGAGGACAGTACCAACATAG AAATATCGAAATGGCATTTGGGTGGAGTGGAGCAAAATGAAGATCATTTCTGTTCTATATTAGATGATGAAACTACTCCAGCCAAGGCCTGTGGGGATTTAACTTGCCATGTAATTGAAAAAAGTTGGG AAGTGACTGGGAAAGAAGAGTCAGAGCAATGCAGGGAGCCTTCCTCTCAAGCAAAAAGACGTAGAATGCTTCAGTTTGAGTCTGAAGTTTTGAATGCACCTCTTTATAATGATGACATATTTTTAAGATCCAAG gAGAGACAGGATTCTCTTGAAGCtaatatgcatgatatgtcaGAGTGGGTTGCTGGATTCGCCG ATGGTGCATCGGCATCCAATAACGAGTGCTTGGATCCATCATTTGAAGGGTGGATTTCGGATTACTTTAATGACGCTGAGATACATTGCAGCGCTGAAGATGT TTGTGATCGGTCGGGAGCATCTGATGTTCAAATCAACATTACAG AGCTTTGTAAAATGCCTCCAGAATATGTTGGTAACGCAGTCACAAATCACCCCGTCACTCATCGTCGAAGTGGTGCTTTCAAAG GTAGAAAGTCGTACATGTGCACACTACCTAAACCATCATCATCTGTCGTCTATCCATTTGCTTTCATCAAACCCTGTGGTGCTCATGGAGACATGACTTTGGAGGACATAAACCAAAAATTACACGCTCCACGAAAATCAAAGCAAGACCAAGGAGACGATCCTTCTGTTCCTTATCCCACATCAGCATTTTCAGGGAAGCCTGTGGTGGGAAAAACAAAGATTCACACAGAAGGCGGCGAAGGGAGCATTACAATTATGAGAACCAAAGGGTAA
- the LOC140811741 gene encoding protein RDM1, producing MEKPLSSNDRVDISSDESSSSDDVENDSIQSMAVDGPVTGLTPEELLFRRATSYQEYMSLIPIPTERGTAIPYTSWMGLGNSIKQIYGQPLHYLTNLYLKQLDREGIGADDKNVPLDMIIHPCKAEASIWINEQIHRRTASPCHLAKLWETDPRHHVLIDAIFPKL from the exons ATGGAGAAGCCCTTATCGTCAAATGATCGGGTTGATATCTCATCCGACGAATCTTCCTCCTCCGACGATGTAGAAAATGACAGCATCCAGTCAATGGCTGTCGATGGGCCTGTTACAGGATTAACTCCTGAAG AATTGCTCTTTAGACGTGCAACAAGTTACCAAGAATATATGAGCCTGATACCAATACCAACTGAGCGTGGCACCGCTATTCCCTATACCTCGTGGATGGGATTAGGCAACTCAATTAAGCAGATATATGGGCAGCCTCTGCACTACCTTACCAATCTTTATCTAAAGCAGTTAGACAGAGAGGGGATTGGAGCTGATGATAAGAATGTTCCCCTGGATATGATCATCCATCCTTGCAAAGCTGAGGCCAGCATCTGGATCAACGAACAGATTCATCGCCGTACTGCATCTCCATGTCATTTGGCTAAACTCTGGGAGACTGATCCCAGGCATCATGTTCTCATTGATGCCATTTTCCCGAAGCTCTGA